The Thermococcus sp. genome segment GGGGAGTGATAATGCAGGCGTTCTACTGGGACGTCCCCGGCGGTGGAGTCTGGTGGAACACCATAAAGGAGAAGATACCAGAGTGGGCCAGCGATGGGATATCAGCGATATGGATTCCGCCAGCGGAGAAAGGGGCGAGCGGCGGTTATTCTATGGGATACGACCCCTACGATTTCTTCGACTTGGGGCAGTACTACCAGAAGGGGACCGTTGAGACCCGCTTCGGCTCGAAGCAGGAGCTAGTAGACATGATAAACACCGCCCACGCATATGGGATAAAGGTAATAGCGGACATAGTCATAAACCACCGCTCGGGCGGTGACAGTGAATGGAATCCATACACAAACAGTTACACCTGGACGGACTTCTCAAAAGTTGCCTCTGGCAAGTACAAGGCTCACTACATGGATTTCCATCCCGACAACTACAGCACCTCGGATGAGGGAACCTTCGGAGGTTTCCCGGACATAGATCATCTGGTTCCCTTCAACCAGTACTGGCTGTGGGCAAGCAACGAGAGCTACGCAGCGTTGCTGAGGAGTATTGGTATCGATGCCTGGCGCTTCGACTACGTCAAGGGTTACGGGGCGTGGGTAGTTAAGGACTGGCTCAACCGGTGGGGTGGCTGGGCCGTCGGCGAGTACTGGGACACCAACGTCGATGCACTCCTCAACTGGGCCTACGCGAGTGGGGCAAAGGTCTTCGACTTCCCGCTCTACTACAAGATGCACGAAGCCTTCGACAACAACGACATACCCGCCTTGGTCGATGCCATCCAGAACGGCGGAACCGTCGTCTCCCGCGATCCATTCAAAGCCGTAACCTTCGTCGCCAACCACGACACCAATATAATATGGAACAAGTACCCGGCCTACGCATTTATCCTGACCTACGAGGGGCAACCGGTCATATTCTACCGTGACTTTGAAGAGTGGCTCAACAAGGACAAACTCATCAACCTCATCTGGATACACGACCACCTCGCCGGCGGAAGCACGAAAATCCTGTACTACGACAACAACGAGCTGATATTCGAGAGAACTGGGTACGGGGACAAACCAGGTCTCGTAACATACATAAACCTCGGAAGTGACTGGGCCAACCACTGGGTGAACCTAGGTTCGAAGTTCGCGGGGGCCACGATCCACGAGTATACAGGAAACCTCGGAGGATGGGTTGACCGGAACGTCCAGTACGACGGATGGGTCGAGCTGACCGCACCACCGTACGATCCATCGAACGGATATTACGGTTACACCGTATGGAGCTACGCCGGCGTTGGATGAGCCTGTTTTATTTAAATTTTTTACTTGTCAAAAGTTATAGAAGCAGAGGAAATTAAAAATCCAGAACCCACTTCACAGCGTGCGGCACCTTCTCCGCAACCTCCAAGGCGGTGAAGTTCTCACCGAGCTCCTCCTTTACTATGCCCCCAGCGAGACCGTTAAGGAAGGCACCGGCTGAAGAGGCCCTTAGCGGTTCGTTGCCGAGCGCGAGCAGAGCGCCAACGAGGCCCGCTAAAACATCCCCGGTTCCACCGGTGGTCATTCCCCTGTTGCCGGTTTTGTTGTACTTCCAGATTTTTCCGTCGCTGATGATGTCATAGGAGCCTTTTAGGAGGATAACGCCGTCAATTTCCCTCGCCTTTTCTTTCACCACATCGGCCTTCTCCGTGAGTGAACCCTCCGGCCTCACTCCGAAGAGAACTTTGAACTCGCCAGCGTGGGGCGTCAGGACGAAGGTCTTGCCCCTAAGAACGCTTAAGTCCCCGGCTATTGCCTTTAGGCCATCGGCATCGATGACCATCGGCTTCTCACAGCGCTTGATGAATTCTCCCACAAACTCCCCGGTTTTCCCGGCGAGACCAATTCCCGGGCCGATAACGACGGCATCGGCCTTTTCTGCCAGTGTCAGAACTTCTTCAAGGTGTTCTTTTGTGAAGTTCTTTCCCCCGACGGGCCTCAAAATTAAGTCGGGATCGCTTATCCGTTTCGCCGGCTCGGAGGGCATCGCCAAGTAAACTAGATCGACAAGGTAGCCCGCGGCCTTGGAAGCGAGATATGGAGCACCGTAGTAGTCCCTGCTCCCACCGATGATGAGCAGTTTACCGTTCTGTCCCTTGTGCTCGCCCTTCTTCCTTAAAGCGAACTTTGCATCACCGGGGCCGACGAGGTGGTAAAGCTCCTTTGGATAACCTATCTTGACCACAACACGCTCGAAGCCTTCATACTCCTCCTTGTCCCACTGGAAGGTCACCGCGAAGTCGGCCTTAACGCGAACCGAGGATGGATAGCCGCTCGGCAGGTCGACGCTAACTATCTTCGCCATTCCCGCGTATTCGTTAATCTTCTCTATCGCGGAGTGTATCGGCTCCCTCGGTTCGCCCCTCGTTCCCGCCCCTAGGAGAGCGTCAACGATGACATCATAACCGCCCAGGTCGAGGGATTTTATGTAATGGGAGTCCTTGAGAACCCTGATCTTCACGAAATCAAGGCCCTTCAGGATTTCCCAGTTGTGCCTCGCTTCCTCGCTCCTTATCTTTGCCTCATCTCCTACGAGGAAGAGTGTGACGTCGTTCTCGAAGCTGAGATGCCGGGCTGCAACGAAGCCATCGCCACCGTTGTTGCCCGTTCCGGAGAAAACCGCTATCCTGAGGCCCCGTCCAAAGCGCTCCTCAACCATTCTCGCGACTCCCGCTCCGGCGTTCTCCATGAGCTGATGGGGGGTAATCCCGAGCCATTTCGCGTTTATGTCCCAGGTGTAAACGTCCTCGATTCGCATGAGTATCACCGTTTGATTCTTAGACCCAAAGTATTAAATCGTTTTCAACCCCCATCCAAGTCGACAACAAGGCCAGCAGAAACAGGAGGCCACACGGAAAGAGCCCACGACGGAGTATCGGCATCGCAGGAGAAGAGCCCCCATAAAAACCCCAGAAAAAGGGGAAAGTTTCAATGCCCACTCAGACCTAGTTATCCCCTGTTTTTTTGGAGTCTGGGGACTGTGAGCTGAGGTACAGCAGTACCGTTATTAGAACCGAACCAAGAACAAAGATCGTAACGACAGTGTCCAGGCCATACAGAGGATTCATAAAGTACAGTGAACCCGAGTAGCTGCCACAGCTCATAGAGAGACACAGGAGCTTCCGGATGGTATAATATAGTATCAAAAAACCCACCATGTAGAGGAACACGAACCCCATAGCAACCTTTTTAATTATTTCTTCACATGATGTGGCCATGATTACCACAAAAGTAAAAATACACCGGAGGTTATAATGTTTTCGCAACCCGATAAAGGGCCTCCCACGCGGTTTTGTACGATTCACCCGAGTACAGCACGAGGTAAACTTTCTCCACACTCCTCGCTTCATTGGAGAACTCTTCGACAGTCCTCCCGAGGGTCTTCACGACCCCTTCCAGCGGGCAGCCGTAGATACCGGCGCTTACCGCTGGAAACGCTATCGTCCTAGCCCCAAGCTCGTCGGCCTTTCTCAACGCGCCGAAAATTGCCTTTCTGAGCTTCTCCCTTTTGTCCTCGTCCCATATCCCGCCGCAGTAGGGCCCAACCGTGTGGAGGACATAACGGATTCCATAACGTTCAAGCTTCATCGCCGGCGTTACGACGACCTCACCGTGCTCAATGAAATCCTTCCCAAGCTGCTTCCTCATGGCTTCCCTGCTCACCTTGATGTACTCACGGGCGTTTCCAGCTGCTGCTTTGGCTATGGCGTAGGCGACGCCACCCCCGTGCTCCAGATGGCGGTTGGCGGCGTTAACTATCGCCTCGGCAGGAAAGCGGGTTATATCCCCACGGACAATCTCAAAGGAAACCATCGGACTCACCGTGATGCAATATTCCTGGGTCCTAAAACGCGTTTCCCCGGACACACGATCAGTGTCAGTAATACTTAAAAACTCTCGATACTGAAAACGAGCGGTGGTAGTATGGAAGCGTTCAATGCCATTGGAGAAGCAATTCACGCTATGTCTAAGGATTCGAGGTTATGGCGTTATCCTCTGTTAGGCTCCACGGCTGCAGCGGTCATGCTGGCCGCTGCCGGCGTTGGTAGCGACGCCAGGTTGGTGGACAACCACCCAAACGTCCCCCTTGTGGTGATCATCACCATCGCTCTCTTGGTCATTCTGATAAAAGTCAGTCTGGTGTACTACCCTGCCAAAGCCTATCAGTACCAAACAACCGAAACCGAGTTCTCCGAGACCGGACTTGCGCTGAGGTCCATCCCAAGGGGCATGATCACGGTGCTGCTCTCCATAGGATACGGAATAGTACTGGGGCTTCTGGTGCTTGTGCTCGCAATACCGTTTATAGTGCTCTACTTCATAATGAAGGGGTTATTCGGCCCAGTGGGTAGCGTGATCGGTGTGATCACCGCCCTCCCCTTAGTAGCCTGGGGGATTGGAGTAGCTGCAATTATGGTGCCGGCGTACATCCTATCTGGGGACCCAGGCGAAGGTTTCAGCATGATCGGCACGGCGTTCAACCTGAAAAAGGAATTCATGGCGTTCGGGGGCATCCTCCTCTTAATAACCCTCGCAACAATCCTCGCGGTCGACGGGATGGAGGAGATATTATCCTGGACGTTTAGGGGACTCCCTGGCGCCCTAGCAGTGGGAAGTGTAGACGGAGCGGCCACTGGTGCCGTAAGTGCCCTGAGCAGCATAGCCGGTGCCGCTATGTACAGATGTCTCTCCAGCGGGCCCGTAAGAATAAAAGAGGATGTGAAAATAGACCCGGACTGGCTGGCCAGCCTCTGAGCTAAGCCAGTTTTTCTATCGTTTTTTCTGCCCCATCAAGGATTCTCTCCTCGTCGAGCGTGAGAACCTCGCGGTCGAGCATTATGATTTTTCCGTCGACTATCGTCGTCTCGACGTCGTTTCCACTGGCAGAGTAGACGAGGTGGCTTATCACGTTGTTCACCGGCCTTAGATGTGGCCTGTTAAAGTCAATGATGATCATATCCGCCAGGTAGTCCTCCTTTATGACACCCGCGTTGAGGCGAAGAGCCCTGGCGCCGTTGATGGTGGCCATTCTAAAGACTGTCTTGGCGTCCGCCACCGTCGGGTCAAGGGTGTGGACCTTGTGGAGCAGGGCCGCTAACTTCATCTCCTCGAGCATGTCAAGGTTGTTGTTGCTCGCTGCCCCGTCCGTTCCGAGGCCGACGTTCACACCCGCGTTGAGCAGCCTCTGGAGGGGCATCACCCCGCTTGCGAGCTTCATGTTGCTGGCAGGGTTGTGGGCGACGGTGACGCCGTGCCTCGCGAGTATCTGTATGTCCCTGCTGTCGAGCCAGACGCCGTGGGCCATAATTAAATCGCTCCCAAGGAAGCCTATCTCATCGAGCAGCACAACGGGGCTCTTGCCGTAGCGCTCCTGAATCTTGCCGAGCTCCGCCATCGTTTCGCTCACGTGAATCGTTATGAGACTGTTATGCTCGTTCGCCAGCTTCCTGACCTCCTTGAGCAGGGCCAGCGAGCAGGTGTAGGGGGCGTGGGGCCCAAAGACGAAGTGAACCCTGTCAGAGTTAAGGTCTTCAATGGCCTTCCTCTCGCGAAGGGCCTCTTTTATCTCATTCCCGGTCTTCTCTGGGTCGCCGAGGTCTATCATCCCGTAGGAGAGGTAGCCCCTCAAGCCGGCTTCAAGAACTGCCTCAGCCACCGCGTCCATCTGGAAGTACATGTCGAGGAAAGCCGTTGTCCCGGTCTTTATCATCTCAAGCGCCCCGAGGTAGGCACCGGCCTTTATATGCTCCCTCGTGAGCTTCGCCTCTCTTGGCCATATGTGGTTCTGGAGCCAGTCCATCAGCGGAAGGTCGTCCGCTAAGCCACGCAGAAGGCCCATCGGGGAGTGGGTGTGCAGGTTTACGAAGCCCGGGGAAACGACCC includes the following:
- a CDS encoding alpha-amylase, with the translated sequence MKREVFVLLLVLVVLTSVSAVPVGAQSLENGGVIMQAFYWDVPGGGVWWNTIKEKIPEWASDGISAIWIPPAEKGASGGYSMGYDPYDFFDLGQYYQKGTVETRFGSKQELVDMINTAHAYGIKVIADIVINHRSGGDSEWNPYTNSYTWTDFSKVASGKYKAHYMDFHPDNYSTSDEGTFGGFPDIDHLVPFNQYWLWASNESYAALLRSIGIDAWRFDYVKGYGAWVVKDWLNRWGGWAVGEYWDTNVDALLNWAYASGAKVFDFPLYYKMHEAFDNNDIPALVDAIQNGGTVVSRDPFKAVTFVANHDTNIIWNKYPAYAFILTYEGQPVIFYRDFEEWLNKDKLINLIWIHDHLAGGSTKILYYDNNELIFERTGYGDKPGLVTYINLGSDWANHWVNLGSKFAGATIHEYTGNLGGWVDRNVQYDGWVELTAPPYDPSNGYYGYTVWSYAGVG
- a CDS encoding NAD(P)H-hydrate dehydratase, with translation MRIEDVYTWDINAKWLGITPHQLMENAGAGVARMVEERFGRGLRIAVFSGTGNNGGDGFVAARHLSFENDVTLFLVGDEAKIRSEEARHNWEILKGLDFVKIRVLKDSHYIKSLDLGGYDVIVDALLGAGTRGEPREPIHSAIEKINEYAGMAKIVSVDLPSGYPSSVRVKADFAVTFQWDKEEYEGFERVVVKIGYPKELYHLVGPGDAKFALRKKGEHKGQNGKLLIIGGSRDYYGAPYLASKAAGYLVDLVYLAMPSEPAKRISDPDLILRPVGGKNFTKEHLEEVLTLAEKADAVVIGPGIGLAGKTGEFVGEFIKRCEKPMVIDADGLKAIAGDLSVLRGKTFVLTPHAGEFKVLFGVRPEGSLTEKADVVKEKAREIDGVILLKGSYDIISDGKIWKYNKTGNRGMTTGGTGDVLAGLVGALLALGNEPLRASSAGAFLNGLAGGIVKEELGENFTALEVAEKVPHAVKWVLDF
- a CDS encoding [protein ADP-ribosylglutamate] hydrolase, coding for MVSFEIVRGDITRFPAEAIVNAANRHLEHGGGVAYAIAKAAAGNAREYIKVSREAMRKQLGKDFIEHGEVVVTPAMKLERYGIRYVLHTVGPYCGGIWDEDKREKLRKAIFGALRKADELGARTIAFPAVSAGIYGCPLEGVVKTLGRTVEEFSNEARSVEKVYLVLYSGESYKTAWEALYRVAKTL
- a CDS encoding amidohydrolase family protein, which gives rise to MSILIRNGRVIYGENFEVIRADVLIEGNRIAKVSKDINEAADTVIDAKGRVVSPGFVNLHTHSPMGLLRGLADDLPLMDWLQNHIWPREAKLTREHIKAGAYLGALEMIKTGTTAFLDMYFQMDAVAEAVLEAGLRGYLSYGMIDLGDPEKTGNEIKEALRERKAIEDLNSDRVHFVFGPHAPYTCSLALLKEVRKLANEHNSLITIHVSETMAELGKIQERYGKSPVVLLDEIGFLGSDLIMAHGVWLDSRDIQILARHGVTVAHNPASNMKLASGVMPLQRLLNAGVNVGLGTDGAASNNNLDMLEEMKLAALLHKVHTLDPTVADAKTVFRMATINGARALRLNAGVIKEDYLADMIIIDFNRPHLRPVNNVISHLVYSASGNDVETTIVDGKIIMLDREVLTLDEERILDGAEKTIEKLA